CGTTCCTAAatgatttctttttgaaatttctgatATTCTAGCCAATTCACATTTACTTTGTTTGCCTTGAATAGATTGGCTATGCATGAAGAGTCATCATCCCGGCGCAAGGTTGATGATGATGTGCATGAGGGTGCTGTCCCTGCATATCTGATGGATCGTGAGACTACCACAAGAGCTAAGGCATGTTGAGTTTGATGCAGGGTTGAACTTGTCGTTAGTTGTTCAATTGGTGGTACAATGACCATAGACTGATTATcctgtttttaaattttaaaccttttatGTAGATTCTTAGCAACACAATAAAGCAAAAGAGGAAAGAGAAAGCTGGAAAATGGGAGGTGCCTCTGCCCAAGGTAAATTCAGAATATCCTTCATTAGTAAATTTTTTACCTTATCCAAAATAAAGAAGGTAAAGTTTGAATAACATGGTAGTTTTTGTCCTTGCACCATGTGATTCAATACTATCTCTTTCTGCCTGTATGCTGGTTCTTCACTCATGTCCGGTGTGCACATAATTTTTGCTAAATATGTTTGTGTGATTGAAGGGTCACCCCGTGTCTCTCTGTTTGACTGGTTACAAATAAGGATACTTCACACTTCAGTTTGTGCTCTTGAAAAAAGAACTCGTGGATCTAGGGACGATTCTTATTTGTTGGTCTTAGATAGGTACAGAGATTTCTCTGTAAATATATGACCCACAAAGGGTTGCCATCCAATATCATATGAGCATCACTGTTCCTTTTGTTTAAatgtttatgatatttttgtttaCAGAAATTGCTTTCTAAGAAAGATACTTCACCTTACAGGTTAGGCCTGTGGCTGAGGATGAGATGTTCAGAGTGATAAGATCTGGCAAAAGGAAGAGTAAGTATCTTCAGTTACCTAATTTCGTTTTCTGTTGGTTAGCCTACATCTACAAGTTCTTAATTTCAGCTCCTTATGCTTGTCCTTTGTTGTATTATTTGTTGCCTTTGGGATCGTTAAGAGTGATTTCTTTGACCATTTTGATTTGTCTCATCTTTGCAGCCAAGCAGTGGAAGAGAATGGTTACGAAAGCCACCTTTGTCGGAGCAGGGTTTACCAGGAAACCTCCAAAGTATGAGCGGTTCATCCGCCCTTCTGGATTACGGTTTACTAAAGCCCACGTGACACACCCTGAACTTAAATGTACGTTCAATCTTGAGATCATTGGGGTTAAGAAGAATCCTAATGGTCCAATGTACACTTCTCTAGGTGTTATAACCAAGGGAACCATCATTGAGGTAATCTTTCTGTTTCAAGTGTGCATTTTGAAGTTTATCTAATTTAGCTCGCATTCACTAATCATCTTGCTATAAAATCCAGGTTAATGTCAGCGAACTTGGTCTTGTCACTCCTGCTGGGAAAGTTGTATGGGGTAAGATATGCTTTACCTTAGATGTTACACTTCGGGGATTCTTTTGTCCTTCAAATTCtgatcattcattttttttgtggatgGTTGAATGCCAGGTAAATATGCTCAAGTGACGAATAATCCTGAAAATGATGGTTGCATCAATGCAGTTCTCCTAGTGTAGTACTTTTTAACAGAGAAGAAACTGCACCCTTTTTGTTTGAATCGAGTGCATAACTATGTGTATCGCTTCGGTACACTGCTTGATGCTGGTTGTGACAGTTGTAGAAGAGGAGAGGCGAAATGAAGTAGTGATTTGTTGGAACTTGCAACTGTA
The nucleotide sequence above comes from Solanum pennellii chromosome 9, SPENNV200. Encoded proteins:
- the LOC107031566 gene encoding ribosome biogenesis protein NSA2 homolog codes for the protein MPQGDYIELHRKRFGRRPDHFERKRKKDAREVHKRSQIAQKALGIKGKMFAKKRYAEKAQMKKTLAMHEESSSRRKVDDDVHEGAVPAYLMDRETTTRAKILSNTIKQKRKEKAGKWEVPLPKVRPVAEDEMFRVIRSGKRKTKQWKRMVTKATFVGAGFTRKPPKYERFIRPSGLRFTKAHVTHPELKCTFNLEIIGVKKNPNGPMYTSLGVITKGTIIEVNVSELGLVTPAGKVVWGKYAQVTNNPENDGCINAVLLV